The genome window GCCGGGCCAGTTGCTGGGGGTCGACCTTGCAGATCGTCTCCAGGATTTCGTCCGTGTGCTCGCCCAGCAGCGGCGGGCGAACGATATCGGCGTGGGTATCCGACAGTTTGATCGGGCAGCCCAGTGTGTGATATTTGCCGCGGCCGGGGAAATCGATATCGACCACCATCTCGCGCGCCTTGAGATGCTTGTCATTGAGAAGTTCGCCGGTATCCTGCACCGCGCCGGAGGGGACGCCAGCATCGCCCAGCAGCTTCATGACCTCGTATTTGGTCTTGGTCCGGGTCCACTTCTCGACGATGGCGTTCATTTCGTCGCGATTATTCCAACGCGCCTCGCCCGTGGCGAATTTGGGATCGTCCTTCAGGTCCGGCCGGTCGATCGCGCCCAGGAAGGATTCCCACATCTGCGGCTGCACGAACACGAAGACGTAATCATTGGGGCCGCCCGGCGCCGTGGGGTAGGTCGTGCCCGGCACCGTATTGCCAAGCTGGTTGCCGGTGCGCTCCTTGGGTTTGTTGAAGCGCTGGTGGTCGCGGATCGCGACGCGGTTGAGGTTCGCGACCGCATCCTGCATGGATACCTCGACTTCCTGCCCCTTGCCCGTCGTGTGGCGCTGCTGCAGCGCCGCCAGGATACCGATGGCGAGATGCATGCCGGTGCCGGAATCGCCGATTGCCGCCCAGTTATAGGTCGGCGGTCCGCCCGGATGGCCGGTGATGCTCATGGCGCCGCCCATTGCCTGCGCGATGGGTTCGAAGCTCTTGAAATGGCTGTAGGGGCCGTATGTGCCGAAGCCCTTGACCGTGGCGTAGATCAGCCGCGGATTGAGTTCCTGCAGCACGTCGAAACCGAATCCCATGCGCTTCAGCGCGCCCGGCGAATAGTTTTCCACCAGTACATCGGATTCCGCCAGCAGCTTGCGGAAAAGCTCCTTGCCCTCGTCCGACTTCAGATTCAGCGTGATGCTGCGCTTGTTCGCGTTGAACACCAGGAAGAACAGGCTGTCCTGGTCCGGAATGTCGCGCTGCAC of Alphaproteobacteria bacterium contains these proteins:
- a CDS encoding formyl-CoA transferase — protein: MSKALDGIRIIDMTHNQAGPACCQILAWLGADVIKLEPPQGGDVARVVQRDIPDQDSLFFLVFNANKRSITLNLKSDEGKELFRKLLAESDVLVENYSPGALKRMGFGFDVLQELNPRLIYATVKGFGTYGPYSHFKSFEPIAQAMGGAMSITGHPGGPPTYNWAAIGDSGTGMHLAIGILAALQQRHTTGKGQEVEVSMQDAVANLNRVAIRDHQRFNKPKERTGNQLGNTVPGTTYPTAPGGPNDYVFVFVQPQMWESFLGAIDRPDLKDDPKFATGEARWNNRDEMNAIVEKWTRTKTKYEVMKLLGDAGVPSGAVQDTGELLNDKHLKAREMVVDIDFPGRGKYHTLGCPIKLSDTHADIVRPPLLGEHTDEILETICKVDPQQLARLHEEKIV